The following are encoded together in the Monodelphis domestica isolate mMonDom1 chromosome 5, mMonDom1.pri, whole genome shotgun sequence genome:
- the CIMAP1B gene encoding outer dense fiber protein 3B yields the protein MDSSVWVGSWRPHRPRGPIAALYSGPGPKYQLPPSTGYKMHDPSRFRAPAYTFGTRIPTQNTTCGPGPGHLIPQRMTVRGPDGGPAFSIYGRPREGRLFHTPGPGRYFPERAARIAFPCAPGHSIRGRNKDLKTDLTPGPAAYTVPSLFGCRLIHKASAPTYSIYGRNPLGSFCQDLSKTPGPCAYHEVNPAVYKPRAPQFTMQPRNYLPEDNTVKPGPAAYNPLKLRQTPGGPSFGIRHSEFVAPTIMEIQE from the exons ATGGACAGCAGTGTGTGGGTGGGCTCTTGGCGGCCCCACCGGCCCCGGGGCCCCATTGCAGCACTCTACAGTGGTCCTGGGCCCAAGTACCAACTGCCTCCTAGCACCG gtTATAAGATGCACGACCCATCTCGGTTCCGGGCTCCTGCCTACACGTTCGGCACCCGGATCCCCACCCAAAACACGACGTGCGGCCCCGGCCCTGGGCACCTCATTCCTCAGCGCATGACCGTTCGGGGCCCCGACGGCGGGCCTGCCTTCTCCATCTACGGGCGGCCCCGAGAGGGCCGCTTGTTCCACACTCCGGGCCCTG GTCGCTACTTTCCAGAGCGGGCTGCCCGCATTGCCTTCCCCTGCGCCCCGGGGCACTCAATAAGAGGCCGGAACAAAGACTTAAAGACGGATCTAACCCCCG GCCCGGCAGCCTACACGGTTCCGTCACTCTTCGGCTGCCGTCTGATCCACAAGGCTTCGGCTCCCACTTACTCCATCTACGGCCGCAATCCTTTGGGCAGCTTCTGCCAAGACTTGAGCAAG ACTCCGGGCCCCTGTGCTTACCACGAGGTGAACCCGGCTGTGTACAAGCCCAGGGCCCCCCAGTTCACCATGCAGCCTCGCAACTACCTGCCCGAGGACAACACCGTGAAGCCTGGGCCGGCAGCCTACAACCCTCTTAAG CTCCGCCAAACACCAGGGGGCCCCAGCTTCGGGATCCGCCACTCGGAATTCGTGGCCCCAACTATAATGGAAATACAGGAATAA